The DNA region ctgtcttgtttgcccagttggcgcggttcgtttggcatttgTGAATCCACCATCgctctcggatccgcgccaaaacaattgCTCCAAAatcacttgaatgaggtggtctcggctcgattaaaacaaactctggagcagattgattgtagtgagaaagcgatacgatccgagcccggttatatcacagtgttttatggatatgtaataggcatacggctatatgaagagagaattatgagcaggGCGGAAGGTCATTCAACAAAAATTCCAGGTTTCCCGGAAGTTTCAGGAGTCTcacgcaaatgcacagagactcccggatccctgcaaacaagtgataatctccGGGAAATCCCGCGCCTCCCtgccggtcctcaaatacgtcgcgcacccttctcactccTCCCCACTGCATccgtcctcgctcttcagacacgttgcgCGCACCTTGtaaaacaccaccaaaccaccacctcctcctgacagctgagctgcactctgcaaaataaaccatgtAACTCTGACCAATTAGAGGAGAGTTTACTCATACATgatttgttttagctcttttggtccgtttagaaactttgatgTGTGAAAGCGAAACGcaacaagagcaaagagcaacaatttaACAGtttctgtttcagaacaaatgaatcgattcactggtgtgaaagcacccttagtttatGTTGTGAACTCATTTCTATGCTTTGTCTATAGTTAGTTTCTGTTTTAGTTTTAGTATGTCTAGTTTTACAGAGTTGACAGAACATGTCCAGTGTGGACCAAAGCAAAGTTCATGGTTTGCATAATTTACATTAAATGCAAACGTcttagcaataaaataaaataattgtttgaacAAACACTAAATCCAAAACAATATACATACAACGAATAAAAGTTAAGAATTTAGACAAACCTCTTTATATTAATAATCTTACTGTATACTTATTTCACTACTGAAAGTCATTTACAGTAATTATGTTCTGATCAATGCAGGGAAAGAGTGTTTCAGCACAGGTTTCACATTCATCCAGATCAGGCTCTGAACTCAGAGCAGAACAGCGCCGCCTGTTGTCCTCATTCAGCTGTGACAGTGACCTCCTGAAATTCAACCAGCTCAAGGTGAGACCAGCAGTCTTAAAATATGGAGAATCTAAAAACATCAAAAGCTTTGTTCTTGAATATCAAGATTCTACTACAGTACAGTTTGCCCTACTCGTTTTTTTGGTACAAGGAGCAtacatgtttaattaaatatatgttgTCCACTTTACAGTTCCGCAAAAAGAGGCTCCGTTTTGGCAAGAGTCGTATTCATGACTGGGGGCTTTTTGCGGAGGAGCCCATTGCTGCAGATGAAATGATAATTGAATATGTGGGCCAGAGTATTCGGCAGGTGAGATATAAAGCTGTACTCCAAAGAactctaatgctgggttcacaccaaatgcaatGAGATCACGAAGAGAAACCACGAAATGCATCACTAGCTCTAGTTTAATCACAGGAAGTTTTTACTGAGTTTTCcgatgggcgacgcagtggtgcagtggtagcacgttcgcctcacaacaagaaggttgctggttagaacctcggctgggtcagttggtttttctgtgtggagttttcctctggggtgctccggtttccccggaaatccaaagacatggtacaggtgaattgggtatgctaaaattgaccttagtgtatgagtgtgtgatttGGACACTTGAAACTACACCTCTGAAGCTGTAGTTAGAACAGATAGTTCCTttctgtgttctattcccagttatcttCTTAGAAAGcaaattaaagtatttttacagtttaattttagtaatcttcatattgacaattgcgcacccttcgtagtgcactttgaaaacaacaATGTCATTTCGAACACAGCTGTGGCTCATGATgacggaatttatgttacgtctttaaagcttgtgaaaacaaaaatagatagcatacgttaatgcttttaatttatagtaggttatttaataagaaatgtatctgtactgtatgtgacatgggcctgttggttagaacttttctgcagtggtttgcatgtcaaattttaaagtagaattcaaattttttttttaaagcgtatatatatatatcctacttaataataataataatatttcttatatacatatttatcgttaatattattattaaagtatgatttttttcatttcctaataaataataaatataaaatttaattttttaataaatagcctcattgtttaattacttttatgatttatgtatgatattagaatacgtgttagcttttgtaagtggttttatgttttacaaTAGAATatataatgttctcaataatatctgTAAAGGAAACATAAGCCCTATCTGTGCCATTTACatacatttcaattaatatggaaagcgagtgcatgtttttatcaaaactaatattggaattttattttaaatgcgtgtctgtgtaaaacaaaataatttgcacaaagaaatgatggggttctctaaagaagtagttactccaccccgtttagagcatcattatgggcattttacattataactaatgtggttcaaatgatggatctgcgacaaaaAAACGCACCCCagagcaacaaatattttttcctaTATTGGTGTGTTTGCATCAACTTAGTATGTAATCTACTTTGGTGTGAAGTGAGCCCAGCATAACTTGAGACTTTAGCACACTACAGAAAATAGTTTCAACTCGCTAAGCAAGTTGCATTTGCATAGCAACATCTAAACAATCATGCAGAATATcctaacaacaccctagcaaccactttatataaaaaatatatataaagttgctgtttatttttttagttgtttttgaaAATGTGCCTATAATTGAAGATATGCAAgcaaaaaaagttaaagtaataTCATAAAAGAGAGACTGCGAATGTGAttgaggaaaaataaatatttatatatctcAGAACAACACTACAGAGCTTTATACCTGAATTTACTGGTTTTGGTGTCatgtttatttaatcataaaaagCCTATACCACCAAAGGTACTATAACAAATATACACTGTAATTATTGTAATCTATAAAAGTACCCCGAAAtattgtgattttgttttgttaatatcGCACACCCAATTGCCTCATCCTAACATCCATTCAAAAACCTTAGCAACTACATGATAGCCTCCCCAAATACACTTTCATCTGaacaaaaacactttacaattacCCAGAGCATCACCATTTGGTATTGTTATCATGATTTCTTAAATTCTGTCTGTAGGTAATAGCAGACATGCGTGAAAGGCGTTATGAAACTGAAGGCATTGGAAGCAGCTATCTTTTCCGGGTGGACCACGACACCATCATTGATGCAACCAAGTGTGGTAATCTGGCAAGATTCATCAACCACAGTTGCAATGTATGACCAGAAATATTTTAGTCATTGTCAGAAAATCAAACAATTGTTTCATTTTCTTGTTTGGCTATTTGATTTCCTTTTTTAAACTTACTGTTTTATTCATGTGCTTTTCCTTCTGTAGCCAAACTGCTATGCCAAAGTCATCACTGTAGAGGCTCAGAAGAAGATTGTCATCTACTCACGACAACCTATCACTGTAAATGAAGAGATCACTTACGATTACAAATTTCCTATTGAGGATGAGAAAATCCCCTGTCTGTGTGCTGCGGAGAACTGTAGAGGAACCCTCAACTAGACAAGAGCTCATCTAACACATTCAAAGTATTAGCAGTAAACATGAACCTGTTTTTAAGCACAACATTTTGTTCAGGTAAAGTATTGAAACATTTACTTTAACCCTGAACACTACACAAAGGAAAACACAATTTAGAACTggtaaaacatcatttaaaattaaaacatagaATCCTTCTTTAGattaatacactacctgacaaaagtcgtcgatctcagttgtaagagaaacaaatattaacctgacttctagttgatcatttggaaaaatggcagaaagtagatttttcagagGAAACGTGTTAaactgcatcccgatcatcacaaatactgcagaagacctattggaacctgcatgaacccaagattctcacagaaatcagtcaagtttgatgaaggaaaaatcatggtttgaggttacattcagtatggcggCGTACAAGAGATCTCCATCTCTTGAGTGGAtgacaacattaacagcctgaggtatcaagacatttgtgatgcccattacaaaccacaggagagggcaaattcttcagcaggatagcactccttcttatacttcagcctctatATCAAAGTTCCTCAAAGCAAAGAAGgacaaagtgctccaggattggccagcccagtccccaGATATGaccattattgagcatgtatggggtaagatgaaagaggaggcattgaagatgagaGTCCTGGAAGAttactttctttgccattccagatgactttattaattagttatttgagtcattgcagagatgtatggatgcagtcctccaagctcatgggagtcatacacaatattaatttttttccactgcaccatgattttatattctatacttaaCATTAttagtcagaccttactgtcctaattaaataattataaatcaaggcatgatcatattttatttaggtaaaataagtgtaatctaggggcttttgcctttcatataagccactactGATACCATATGATcaactaagtcaagttattatttgttgttccttaagcttggataggcaacaagacatttgtcaggtaatgtacagTTCATTAGGCTGCGTTTTTAAGGAATTCTTTTAGAGTGTTCATAAGGCATAACATTCCTGGTCAATGTCAAAAGATCAGGTTTTATTTTCTGGTTGATTGCATTTGAAAAATGTTCAAGAATTTCAGGTCATATTTATTTCAGTGGTTACATGTGGTTTTCATATCATGTTGCTTAATTTCATGAGttttattgtgaaatataaatgaaaataaaaatatatgtatttttccaAATTTGTTTTGAATTTCTGCTCACTTTAATACTTACTTTACTGCAAAAGAAACTACCtggctacatatttatatatctTCCATTTGGTTTAAAACTGTATACTCTAAGACACAGTTCAATATGTCACATTTTCATGAtgcattattttgttttgtgcttcATGTCAagggtaatgtaatgtaatgtaatgtgtatttatatagcgcatttattgtgtatggccataaaccccaaagcactttacaatcatgaggggggtctctccacaccaccaccagtgtgcagcatccacttggatgatgcgacggctgccacaggacaacggcgccagtgcgctcaccacacaccagctattggtggagaggagagacagtgatcgagccaattcagtggaaggggatgattgggaggccatgatcgtaagggccgatagagggactttggccaggacaccggggttacacccctgctctttcacgagaagtgccatgggatttttaatgaccacagagagtcaggacctcggtttaacgtctcatccgaaagatgagAAGGGTACTTCAGTTTGATCAGCTAATGCTAATCCTTTGGTATTGTACAGTAGGTGATAactgacttttattatttgttgtgaAAAGTTTTAAAAGGGAGTCTTTGGTGAATGCAGGTGAATCTCGCTATCTCATTGTAAGTATGCATATTGAAGATTTTCTTAACCAGTAGTGTGTGGTATTAGGAACTACAAACATatgtgttatatatttttatatgcttgCAATTTGAAcattaaaattattcaaattgcATGACTTTCTAATTGCAAGCAACATTAAATTATTGTCACAACCTGATTATTTTCACAACTATTTATACATCCTATACTTACTACATTTTTTCCTAAGGAAGAGGGAGCCAGTGACGAAGTTTGAGATGAATAAGACATCATGTGTGatgaaattaaaagtaaaaatagtattttattgtgCTTGACTTTCAAATTAAGTGGATATGGAGTCATACAATGCAAACAATGAAATTAGCTTAAACAAGCTCTTGAAAAAATTAACCATGATTTTACTACAAATAGAAAATACTAAATTTGTGGTTCTTCAAATGGTAATCAATATACTGCAAAACTACAGCTTTACTATCATAAAACCATGATCAGTTTTTATATGGGAGTCAAGGGGAAATGgtgtttcatttattaaaaaaaaggtttaaatacgTCTGTAGTTCAAGAAACATTTGGGTACAAATTATTATGAATGGCACACGCTTGATAAAGTAAATCATTATCAAGTTTACTGTGCATGTTTTTGAGAACCATGCTTTGAATCACTTGTTCAGAGTGTTTCTGTTGTGCCATTAGGTGTAAGAATGGTGAGGTTTCCTCTTGCATTCTGGTCAGCTTCAATTGCCTCAAACAGGGATTTGAAATTTCCAGCCCCAAAACCCTGAAAGAGACAGatgaatacatatttttatttacatacattGTTTACTTTCTACATAGGAAGATAAAGGGAGACATTTCTGAGCTAATGCATGTTCTGATACAATTGCGGGAAAAACGACATGTGTCTTACCTGATGGTTGTGTCTCTGAATGACTTCTAAAAACACAGTAGGTCTGTCCTGCACTGGTTTGGTGAAGATCTGGAGCAGGTAACCATTGTCATCGTAATCCACCAGGATTTTAAGttcctgtaaaaaataaaacatgttatttttACATTCAGACCTGccacttaaaatacatttttgatagATGCTATAAAGACAATTCAAATGTAGCAGATACTACTGACAGTAAGCTACTTCAAAATACTgtactttttattgtattttaacagGAAGAACTTTCATCCCACCTCCAGTATGTTGAGGTCCTCAATGATTCTGACTTTGGAAAGCTTCAGTTTCTCCTTGAGCTGCTGGTAGTAAGTGTCAGGAACACTCATGAACTCCATACCACGTTCCTTTAGGTTACGGATCTAAAAGCAGGCCTGTGTCAGTGAATCAGAATTCTAACATTCATAACAAATAAGCATTCTTTATTGGTGAAATAATCATGGAACCTTTCCATCattcacaaaatgttttttaaagttaaaaaaaaaaatctttagattATTAAGTTGGCTCATTTCACAACACCACAGTTTGTTTTTACCATTTCTAAATCCATTCATTTGATCTCTGGGTCTGCTGtgtgctcttttagcttagcttagcataaatcattgaatcggattagaccattagcatccatTAGAACCGTTAGAAAATAGTAGCTATTTTCTAGGcagatatggctaggaactatactctcattcaaggaataatcaaggaactttgctgccattGTTCTGTCGATTTCTCCTATCTTGTCcgattgtcctacctcccattgaaaaagtaggtagcacattatTATGACGCAATGTGCTAACTATaagattttgctaccagtgtaaattttaatgtggatTACTGTGATATGAAGttgccctaacctacctaatccctaaTCCCAACCTCAGagccattcaaatacagtgttggtagcataatctgatagGTAGAATAAAAAGGCCACCGtatcatggctgcagcaggtgcaatgatttTATGCAGTaactgaaaatagtccccaggtTGTTAACTAGGTAATAGTGCTGAGAAATATCATTTTGTCGGCTGAATTAAAATTATTGGAAACCCCTacaggaaaattattgaaaccctttttttaaatatgttttttagcaagatgctaatggcctAATTCGATTAAATGATTTATGCAATTTAAGCTAAAAATGCTTGATGATGCAGATGAATGggatttaaaaaatggtaaaactcactcATTTGTTAACCTCTAGGGGACTTAGAAATATGCCTATTTTCAAAGTGtttctttaaaatggttttacacTAAGAATAATAGGGTCTTCTCAATGAATCCATTAGTGTGAAATCTGTCTGTAGTTTACTCACAGCTGAAATAATGTCAGAGGTGTTCATAGCGATGTGTTGAACCCCCGCTCCACCATAGTACTCCACATACTCCTAAAAGATAAAAAGACGGTCGGATGAACGGATGGATCCCTGCATGAAGAGGTGACTGTAAGCAGATGTCATGTTTGTAATACGTGCCTGGATCTGAGACTTGCGCTTTCCCATGGCTGGTTCATTGATTGGCATTTTGACAGTTTCTTCATAGTTGGCCACCACTATGGAGCGCAGCGCACTGTATTCAGTCTGCAACTGCTTGTCATCCACTGACCAGAATCTGTGGAACAGCAGGTTCCTCTGATACCttcatacaaacacaaacaaattatataattaattctgATGCAGTTGGCAAAATGCAAGTGTCAAGTGAATATCTGTAAATAGCAGTGCTAAATAAATAGCTGAAGACTAATTTACAGCTGGTTCCCTCAAGATTCTCCTATGGACATAAATCAGTCCACCTTCAGTAATTTCCATAAATCATGTTTATACAATGTTGATCTTCGTctgaaaatgtaaatgtaaaaattaggaATGATCTGTTTTGGCAAATAAACTCTTTTTGAACGGCCCAGCAAaaccctgacttaaacccaattgagtaTCTCTGCAGAATCCTGGCTGCCTGCCAACATTTACcgtccaacctgacagaactggagaggatctgcaaggaggaatggtAGAGGATCtccaaatccaggtgtgaaaaaatatatatatttttttcttttttaaatatttctcaaatgatgtttaacagagcaaggaaattttcacagtatgtctgataacattggagaaagtcttatttgttttattttgtttagaataaaagcagtttttaattttttaaacgccattttaagatcaaaattattagcccctttaagctgtatttgttttcgatagtttTCGataacttttaaatgtcacttttagctgtatagaaattcttctctccgttaaacagaaattaggggaaaaaataaacatatatatacacacacacacacagtatgaaATGAGATTTTCCTTGACCTGTTAGTGGGATGTAAAAAGGCTGAGAAAATGAATCGTAAAGCTGTATAATTTTCTCATCCATTTAACAAATTTGTGTTGTTGCTTAAaccataattttctttttttaaagacttaataacttaaagagatatttcacccaaaaattaataaactgtcatcatgtactcacccttcacttaaTGCAAACCTATTcgagtttcttccttctgttgaacacaaaagtatgaattttaaaaaatgctggttgatggtagccattgacttacatggtacatttttgtacagttTAAAGGGTCGCAGCAACCagcatgcttcaaaatatcttcttctgtgttcaaaaatattataaaagtttaaaatcacTTGAGGGAGACAAAACAATGAGGTCAttcttatttttgagtgaacgatTACCTTGTGgtaatatactgtgtgtgtgtgtgtgtgtgtgtgtgtgtgtgtgtgtgtgtgtgtgtgtgtgtgtgtgtgtgtgtgtgtatatatatataatttattttattattttttttcagtgtacacacAAGAGCTTTTTGCGATGGGATGGGGTCTGGTTTAGATAATTCAGTTATTCCTTCGCCTCCCTCTTTCTCCCCCTCCCCACTGTGTTTAACCATCTCCAGATGGTGTCGAAGACCCTTTAAAAAGCCATTTTGCTGAGTCATAATTACTGAAAAGTTTTGTTGCGTAACATGCAGTCCTCCTTTCCATAGACTAAAACACAAGCAGCACATCTGCCATCTATTCTCTTTCTCCCAACGTTTCGTCTCTCTCTTTCCTTCATCCTCACCATGGAGATGCTGCCTGATCTCTCGGGATGGCCTGTCTGTGGATCTGACTGGATGGGATGGATTGGGAGTTTCCCCCCAAAGACTTGCACTGTATTCTAGGCGAGTATCTCTTGTGGCTTCTTTTATGCTTTTCAGTCTTACACAACCCTGGCACTGAGATCTGATGCTGCCTGACTGATCAGATCTGAAGAAAGTTCAACAATGTGTtttcagaaaagttttttttaccaCTCCACTATTGGCACCATCTCACTGTCAGGCTGATTTCCAACCACATGGTCGATGAAGTCCAGCTTTCCGCTTGGTCTGTAAAAGAAGAGCcacattaaaaagaaaacacactggtAGAAAACAAACCAT from Danio rerio strain Tuebingen ecotype United States chromosome 8, GRCz12tu, whole genome shotgun sequence includes:
- the hpdb gene encoding 4-hydroxyphenylpyruvate dioxygenase (The RefSeq protein has 1 substitution compared to this genomic sequence) produces the protein MTSYIDKGEKHEEGKFICFDHITFWVGNAKQAASYYCNKLGFEPLAYRGLETGSREVVSHAVKQGKIIYVFTSALNPGNKEMGDHLVKHGDGVKDVAFTVENCDFLVEKARERGAIIIKESHAVEDKFGRVKMAVVQTYGDTTHTFVERTGYNGLFLPGFHAPLFCDPFLAKLPSGKLDFIDHVVGNQPDSEMVPIVEWYQRNLLFHRFWSVDDKQLQTEYSALRSIVVANYEETVKMPINEPAMGKRKSQIQEYVEYYGGAGVQHIAMNTSDIISAIRNLKERGMEFMSVPDTYYQQLKEKLKLSKVRIIEDLNILEELKILVDYDDNGYLLQIFTKPVQDRPTVFLEVIQRHNHQGFGAGNFKSLFEAIEADQNARGNLTILTPNGTTETL